The Falco cherrug isolate bFalChe1 chromosome 15, bFalChe1.pri, whole genome shotgun sequence genome includes a region encoding these proteins:
- the TMLHE gene encoding trimethyllysine dioxygenase, mitochondrial isoform X2: MWCRRLACLFKVPCQLSGSARHHLLWLSRDRKAVLGAAARWHHTAPESLKCAWQLHGDHLELRYANTLMRFDFVWLRDHCRSASCYNAKTNQRSLDTASVDLGIKPKAVRVDETTLFLTWPDGHVTRYGLEWLVKNSYEGQKQQVMHPRILWNAEIYRQAQVPSVDCRSFLETDEGLKEFLQNFLLYGIAFVENVTPTKEDTEILAERISLIRETIYGRMWYFTSDFSRGDTAYTKLALDRHTDTTYFQEPCGIQVFHCLKHEGTGGRTLLVDGFYAAEQVLQQAPDQFELLSKVPLKHEYVENVGDCHNHMIGVGPVLNVYPWNNELYLIRYNNYDRAVINTVPYDIVHRWYAAHRTLTTELRRPENELWVKLKPGKALFVDNWRVLHGREAFTGYRQLCGCYLTRDDVLNTARVLGLQA, encoded by the exons ATGTGGTGCAGGAGGCTGGCATGTCTGTTCAAGGTGCCGTGCCAGCTGAGTGGAAGTGCAAGACATCACTTGCTGTGGCTGTCCCGTGACAGAAAGGCTGTCCTCGGTGCTGCAGCTCGCTGGCATCACACAGCCCCAGAGTCCCTCAAATGTGCCTGGCAGTTACATGGTGACCATCTAG AGCTCAGGTATGCGAACACACTGATGCGCTTCGATTTTGTGTGGCTGAGGGACCACTGCCGCTCTGCTTCCTGCTACAATGCCAAGACGAACCAGCGCAGCTTGGACACGGCTAGTGTGGACCTGGGTATCAAACCCAAGGCTGTCCGAGTGGATGAGACCACACTCTTCCTCACGT GGCCGGATGGGCACGTGACGCGGTATGGGCTGGAGTGGCTTGTGAAGAACAGCTATgaggggcagaagcagcaggtcaTGCACCCGCGGATTCTCTGGAATGCAGAAATTTACCGCCAAGCCCAGGTCCCATCCGTCGACTGCCGGAGTTTCCTGGAGACAGATGAGGGGCTAAAGGAATTCCTGCAAAACTTCTTGTTATATGGGATTGCTTTTGTAGAGAATGTCACTCCCACCAAAGAGGACACGGAAATTTTGGCGGAAAGGATCAGCTTAATCAG GGAGACCATTTATGGTAGAATGTGGTACTTTACCTCTGACTTCTCTCGGGGGGACACTGCCTACACCAAGCTGGCTCTGGATCGTCACACCGACACAACCTACTTCCAGGAGCCCTGCGG CATCCAGGTGTTTCACTGCCTGAAGCACGAGGGCACAGGTGGGCGGACGCTGCTGGTGGATGGTTTCTATGCAGCAGAGCAGGTTCTCCAGCAAGCCCCTGATCAATTCGAGCTGCTCAGCAAGGTGCCGTTGAAGCACGAGTATGTTGAGAACGTGGGAGACTGTCACAATCACATGATCGGAGTCGGGCCGGTTCTCAATGTCTATCCCTGGAACAACGAGCTTTATCTGATCAG ATACAATAACTATGATCGTGCCGTTATCAACACAGTGCCTTACGATATTGTACATCGTTGGTACGCTGCGCACCGCACACTCACCACGGAGCTCAGGAGACCAGAAAATGAACTGTGGGTCAAACTGAAGCCAGGCAAG GCACTGTTTGTAGATAACTGGCGTGTCCTGCACGGACGGGAAGCGTTCACAGGGTACCGCCAGCTCTGTGGCTGTTACCTGACGAGAGATGATGTGCTGAACACCGCACGCGTACTGGGACTCCAAGCTTAG
- the TMLHE gene encoding trimethyllysine dioxygenase, mitochondrial isoform X3 has product MRFDFVWLRDHCRSASCYNAKTNQRSLDTASVDLGIKPKAVRVDETTLFLTWPDGHVTRYGLEWLVKNSYEGQKQQVMHPRILWNAEIYRQAQVPSVDCRSFLETDEGLKEFLQNFLLYGIAFVENVTPTKEDTEILAERISLIRETIYGRMWYFTSDFSRGDTAYTKLALDRHTDTTYFQEPCGIQVFHCLKHEGTGGRTLLVDGFYAAEQVLQQAPDQFELLSKVPLKHEYVENVGDCHNHMIGVGPVLNVYPWNNELYLIRYNNYDRAVINTVPYDIVHRWYAAHRTLTTELRRPENELWVKLKPGKALFVDNWRVLHGREAFTGYRQLCGCYLTRDDVLNTARVLGLQA; this is encoded by the exons ATGCGCTTCGATTTTGTGTGGCTGAGGGACCACTGCCGCTCTGCTTCCTGCTACAATGCCAAGACGAACCAGCGCAGCTTGGACACGGCTAGTGTGGACCTGGGTATCAAACCCAAGGCTGTCCGAGTGGATGAGACCACACTCTTCCTCACGT GGCCGGATGGGCACGTGACGCGGTATGGGCTGGAGTGGCTTGTGAAGAACAGCTATgaggggcagaagcagcaggtcaTGCACCCGCGGATTCTCTGGAATGCAGAAATTTACCGCCAAGCCCAGGTCCCATCCGTCGACTGCCGGAGTTTCCTGGAGACAGATGAGGGGCTAAAGGAATTCCTGCAAAACTTCTTGTTATATGGGATTGCTTTTGTAGAGAATGTCACTCCCACCAAAGAGGACACGGAAATTTTGGCGGAAAGGATCAGCTTAATCAG GGAGACCATTTATGGTAGAATGTGGTACTTTACCTCTGACTTCTCTCGGGGGGACACTGCCTACACCAAGCTGGCTCTGGATCGTCACACCGACACAACCTACTTCCAGGAGCCCTGCGG CATCCAGGTGTTTCACTGCCTGAAGCACGAGGGCACAGGTGGGCGGACGCTGCTGGTGGATGGTTTCTATGCAGCAGAGCAGGTTCTCCAGCAAGCCCCTGATCAATTCGAGCTGCTCAGCAAGGTGCCGTTGAAGCACGAGTATGTTGAGAACGTGGGAGACTGTCACAATCACATGATCGGAGTCGGGCCGGTTCTCAATGTCTATCCCTGGAACAACGAGCTTTATCTGATCAG ATACAATAACTATGATCGTGCCGTTATCAACACAGTGCCTTACGATATTGTACATCGTTGGTACGCTGCGCACCGCACACTCACCACGGAGCTCAGGAGACCAGAAAATGAACTGTGGGTCAAACTGAAGCCAGGCAAG GCACTGTTTGTAGATAACTGGCGTGTCCTGCACGGACGGGAAGCGTTCACAGGGTACCGCCAGCTCTGTGGCTGTTACCTGACGAGAGATGATGTGCTGAACACCGCACGCGTACTGGGACTCCAAGCTTAG
- the TMLHE gene encoding trimethyllysine dioxygenase, mitochondrial isoform X1 has translation MVPGRMWCRRLACLFKVPCQLSGSARHHLLWLSRDRKAVLGAAARWHHTAPESLKCAWQLHGDHLELRYANTLMRFDFVWLRDHCRSASCYNAKTNQRSLDTASVDLGIKPKAVRVDETTLFLTWPDGHVTRYGLEWLVKNSYEGQKQQVMHPRILWNAEIYRQAQVPSVDCRSFLETDEGLKEFLQNFLLYGIAFVENVTPTKEDTEILAERISLIRETIYGRMWYFTSDFSRGDTAYTKLALDRHTDTTYFQEPCGIQVFHCLKHEGTGGRTLLVDGFYAAEQVLQQAPDQFELLSKVPLKHEYVENVGDCHNHMIGVGPVLNVYPWNNELYLIRYNNYDRAVINTVPYDIVHRWYAAHRTLTTELRRPENELWVKLKPGKALFVDNWRVLHGREAFTGYRQLCGCYLTRDDVLNTARVLGLQA, from the exons ATGGTGCCTGGGAG GATGTGGTGCAGGAGGCTGGCATGTCTGTTCAAGGTGCCGTGCCAGCTGAGTGGAAGTGCAAGACATCACTTGCTGTGGCTGTCCCGTGACAGAAAGGCTGTCCTCGGTGCTGCAGCTCGCTGGCATCACACAGCCCCAGAGTCCCTCAAATGTGCCTGGCAGTTACATGGTGACCATCTAG AGCTCAGGTATGCGAACACACTGATGCGCTTCGATTTTGTGTGGCTGAGGGACCACTGCCGCTCTGCTTCCTGCTACAATGCCAAGACGAACCAGCGCAGCTTGGACACGGCTAGTGTGGACCTGGGTATCAAACCCAAGGCTGTCCGAGTGGATGAGACCACACTCTTCCTCACGT GGCCGGATGGGCACGTGACGCGGTATGGGCTGGAGTGGCTTGTGAAGAACAGCTATgaggggcagaagcagcaggtcaTGCACCCGCGGATTCTCTGGAATGCAGAAATTTACCGCCAAGCCCAGGTCCCATCCGTCGACTGCCGGAGTTTCCTGGAGACAGATGAGGGGCTAAAGGAATTCCTGCAAAACTTCTTGTTATATGGGATTGCTTTTGTAGAGAATGTCACTCCCACCAAAGAGGACACGGAAATTTTGGCGGAAAGGATCAGCTTAATCAG GGAGACCATTTATGGTAGAATGTGGTACTTTACCTCTGACTTCTCTCGGGGGGACACTGCCTACACCAAGCTGGCTCTGGATCGTCACACCGACACAACCTACTTCCAGGAGCCCTGCGG CATCCAGGTGTTTCACTGCCTGAAGCACGAGGGCACAGGTGGGCGGACGCTGCTGGTGGATGGTTTCTATGCAGCAGAGCAGGTTCTCCAGCAAGCCCCTGATCAATTCGAGCTGCTCAGCAAGGTGCCGTTGAAGCACGAGTATGTTGAGAACGTGGGAGACTGTCACAATCACATGATCGGAGTCGGGCCGGTTCTCAATGTCTATCCCTGGAACAACGAGCTTTATCTGATCAG ATACAATAACTATGATCGTGCCGTTATCAACACAGTGCCTTACGATATTGTACATCGTTGGTACGCTGCGCACCGCACACTCACCACGGAGCTCAGGAGACCAGAAAATGAACTGTGGGTCAAACTGAAGCCAGGCAAG GCACTGTTTGTAGATAACTGGCGTGTCCTGCACGGACGGGAAGCGTTCACAGGGTACCGCCAGCTCTGTGGCTGTTACCTGACGAGAGATGATGTGCTGAACACCGCACGCGTACTGGGACTCCAAGCTTAG